In Thermodesulforhabdus norvegica, a single window of DNA contains:
- a CDS encoding BON domain-containing protein, giving the protein MKRPSSIGWFVVVVVIASLLVGCRTPAGRTPGEVVDDATITTAVKAKLFRDPYLSGFAISVTTFKGEVTLTGAVDNQYQKDRATAVARSVPGVVRVHNLLKIK; this is encoded by the coding sequence ATGAAAAGACCTTCGAGCATAGGCTGGTTCGTTGTTGTGGTGGTTATTGCCTCTCTTCTGGTGGGTTGCAGAACACCCGCCGGTCGAACACCCGGAGAAGTCGTGGACGATGCAACCATTACAACGGCCGTAAAGGCCAAGCTTTTCAGAGATCCTTACCTCAGTGGTTTTGCCATTTCGGTAACGACTTTCAAGGGTGAAGTTACTCTTACGGGAGCGGTTGATAACCAATATCAAAAAGACAGGGCAACAGCCGTGGCCCGGTCTGTTCCCGGAGTGGTAAGGGTCCACAATCTTTTGAAAATTAAGTGA
- a CDS encoding pyridoxal phosphate-dependent aminotransferase — protein sequence MELSKRLARVQPSATLSINAKAQQLRREGVRVVNFAVGEPDFDTPAHVKQAAVQALHFDRTRYTPVSGIPELKQAVCDWIRDFYGLNYSPSSVLVSCGGKHAIYNVLQAILNPGDEVIIPAPYWVSYPEMVALCDGVPVIVDCDFEKDYKLTPALLENAITDKTRLVILNSPSNPTGCYYDRDELVELVAVLNKHPHVTVLSDDIYSHILFNNRKWVNVAMVDETMLPRTVIIQAVSKTYAMTGWRIGFAVGPEEIISAASTVQSQSTSNPCSIAQWAAIAALRGDQTCVARMAEEFENRCQYLVERLRQIPGVKCVEPQGAFYAFPDVSAFYGKKYDGIVVRNSVEMAEYLIDKANVAVVPGSAFGNDRCIRLSFALSWNELEEGLNRIDTALKALR from the coding sequence ATGGAGCTTTCAAAAAGGCTTGCCAGGGTTCAGCCTTCGGCAACGTTGAGTATCAACGCCAAGGCACAACAACTGAGGCGTGAGGGTGTAAGGGTCGTAAACTTTGCCGTGGGAGAGCCGGATTTCGATACGCCGGCTCATGTGAAGCAGGCGGCAGTACAGGCGCTTCACTTTGACCGGACCAGATACACACCTGTGAGCGGAATCCCGGAGTTGAAGCAGGCAGTATGCGATTGGATTCGAGATTTTTACGGTTTGAACTATTCTCCTTCTTCGGTGCTTGTTTCCTGCGGTGGTAAGCATGCCATCTACAACGTACTTCAGGCAATTTTAAATCCCGGTGATGAGGTAATTATCCCCGCTCCCTATTGGGTTTCCTATCCCGAGATGGTGGCTCTGTGTGACGGTGTTCCCGTAATCGTTGATTGTGATTTTGAAAAGGATTACAAGTTAACTCCTGCACTTCTCGAAAATGCCATCACCGATAAGACCCGCCTGGTTATACTTAACAGCCCTTCCAACCCGACGGGATGTTACTACGATCGAGACGAACTGGTAGAGCTTGTGGCTGTTTTGAATAAGCATCCCCATGTCACGGTTTTATCGGATGATATTTACTCACACATTCTTTTCAACAACCGTAAGTGGGTAAACGTTGCGATGGTTGACGAGACTATGCTTCCGCGGACCGTCATAATTCAGGCCGTCAGCAAGACCTACGCCATGACGGGCTGGCGTATAGGCTTTGCCGTCGGTCCTGAAGAGATCATATCCGCCGCATCAACCGTTCAGAGTCAATCGACGAGCAATCCCTGTTCCATAGCTCAGTGGGCTGCCATAGCGGCTCTCCGGGGCGATCAAACCTGCGTGGCCCGCATGGCCGAAGAGTTTGAGAACCGGTGTCAGTACCTCGTGGAAAGGTTAAGGCAAATCCCCGGGGTGAAGTGTGTGGAGCCTCAGGGAGCCTTTTACGCCTTCCCGGACGTTTCGGCTTTTTACGGTAAAAAATACGATGGAATCGTAGTAAGAAACTCCGTTGAGATGGCGGAATATCTCATTGATAAGGCTAATGTTGCCGTTGTGCCCGGCAGCGCCTTTGGAAATGATAGGTGCATACGGCTCTCCTTTGCCCTGAGCTGGAACGAGCTGGAGGAAGGGCTGAATCGGATTGATACTGCTCTTAAGGCATTGAGGTAA
- the truA gene encoding tRNA pseudouridine(38-40) synthase TruA, protein MARKDARNFKLVLEYDGSNYHGWQRQKGVLTVQEVVESRLAIMLNRRVSVRASGRTDAGVHALGQVINFYAETRLNPEDFLKGMNSLLPEDIVVTSAEEVDHSFHARFSAVKKTYFYRIWNRPLPSALMRRYLWHVPYPLDLPAIKEAISHFVGTHDFAAFMASGSSVKSTVRTVFGARVEELGQGELVFFFEANGFLRHMVRIMVGTLVEVGRGKKSPDDIPAILESRDRTKAGATAPAHGLYLARVVYDDDEEKEPLFKVMSPSSGVVSVA, encoded by the coding sequence ATGGCACGAAAGGACGCCAGAAACTTCAAACTTGTTCTGGAATACGACGGAAGTAACTACCACGGATGGCAACGTCAGAAAGGGGTTCTGACCGTTCAGGAGGTCGTCGAGTCAAGGCTTGCCATAATGCTTAATAGAAGGGTTAGCGTTCGAGCTTCGGGCAGGACCGACGCCGGCGTTCATGCCCTGGGGCAGGTAATAAACTTCTATGCTGAAACCCGCCTGAATCCCGAGGACTTTTTAAAAGGCATGAACAGCCTTCTACCGGAAGATATAGTGGTCACCTCGGCAGAAGAAGTTGACCATTCCTTTCACGCCCGTTTTTCCGCCGTAAAAAAGACTTACTTTTATCGGATATGGAACAGACCCCTGCCGTCTGCCCTCATGAGGCGGTATCTGTGGCATGTTCCCTATCCGCTGGACCTTCCCGCCATAAAAGAGGCAATCTCTCACTTCGTCGGGACTCACGACTTTGCGGCTTTTATGGCTTCAGGATCATCGGTTAAGTCAACGGTTAGGACGGTTTTTGGTGCCCGGGTTGAGGAGCTGGGGCAGGGCGAGCTGGTTTTTTTCTTTGAAGCCAACGGCTTTCTACGCCATATGGTGAGAATAATGGTTGGAACCCTTGTGGAAGTGGGGAGAGGTAAGAAGAGCCCTGACGATATCCCTGCCATTCTGGAAAGCAGAGATCGGACAAAAGCGGGTGCCACTGCTCCGGCTCACGGGCTCTATCTTGCCAGAGTAGTGTATGACGATGACGAGGAGAAGGAGCCGTTGTTTAAGGTCATGAGTCCATCGTCAGGTGTGGTGTCAGTAGCATAG